From a region of the Gordonia sp. PP30 genome:
- a CDS encoding histidine kinase, which produces MGIRTRYRSARRRLDPQRIADPQLRTYAANRWNRLTLLAAVIMFASTWPVLGETLAIPAYVLPVLALATVLPVATIAAGRAAVRFGWVLIVVVCLFTSLLPREAGHDDLRVAVPQFLVLIAVTFAALVTQPLGRVPVIWAVTAVTLLFAVPWHLALGWIFGLTVLAIGVAFLRYSVRSRREIAAQAEQTELAQAREEVLAERARIARELHDIVAHRMSMVVVMAQTARYRLAVADPEVPMSPAVVTEFESIAVAARDALDEVRGLLGVLRTDDTRVPGDDAAPLAPAPELTDLDDLIGSVRAAGAQVDVDSRIDADSVGGAAGLVLYRIVQESLSNALRHAPGAPILVTLEPAEADDRAAVRALVLNDPPGDDTQPAPTADAPGLGIAGMTERATALGGTLTAAPTAEGGFAVTAVVPVGPEKHT; this is translated from the coding sequence GTGGGAATACGAACGAGATACCGGTCCGCGCGCCGCCGCCTGGACCCGCAGCGGATCGCCGATCCGCAGCTGCGGACCTATGCCGCGAACCGCTGGAACCGGCTCACCCTGCTGGCCGCGGTGATCATGTTCGCGAGCACCTGGCCGGTGCTCGGCGAGACCCTGGCCATCCCGGCGTACGTGCTGCCGGTGCTGGCGCTGGCCACGGTGCTGCCGGTCGCCACGATCGCGGCCGGTCGCGCCGCCGTCCGGTTCGGCTGGGTCCTGATCGTCGTCGTCTGCCTGTTCACCTCGCTGCTGCCGCGCGAGGCCGGGCACGACGATCTGCGCGTCGCGGTACCGCAGTTCCTCGTGCTCATTGCGGTGACCTTCGCGGCGCTGGTGACCCAGCCGCTCGGCCGGGTACCGGTGATCTGGGCGGTCACCGCCGTCACCCTGCTGTTCGCGGTGCCGTGGCACCTGGCGCTGGGCTGGATCTTCGGGCTGACGGTGCTGGCGATCGGCGTGGCGTTTCTCCGCTATTCGGTGCGTTCGCGCCGGGAGATCGCCGCGCAGGCCGAGCAGACCGAACTGGCGCAGGCCCGGGAGGAGGTGCTCGCCGAGCGGGCGCGGATCGCCCGCGAACTGCACGACATCGTCGCGCACCGGATGTCGATGGTGGTCGTGATGGCGCAGACCGCGCGGTACCGGCTGGCCGTCGCCGACCCGGAGGTCCCGATGTCGCCGGCCGTCGTGACCGAGTTCGAGTCGATCGCCGTGGCCGCCCGGGATGCGCTCGACGAGGTCCGCGGCCTGCTCGGGGTGCTGCGCACGGACGACACCCGGGTGCCCGGCGACGATGCCGCACCCCTCGCGCCCGCGCCGGAACTCACCGACCTCGACGATTTGATCGGCTCGGTGCGTGCCGCCGGCGCGCAGGTCGACGTCGACTCGCGGATCGACGCCGATTCGGTCGGTGGCGCGGCCGGGCTGGTGCTCTACCGGATCGTCCAGGAGTCGCTCAGCAACGCGCTCCGGCACGCGCCGGGCGCGCCGATCCTGGTGACCCTCGAACCGGCCGAGGCCGACGATCGAGCCGCGGTGCGGGCATTGGTGCTGAACGACCCGCCCGGTGACGACACACAGCCGGCGCCGACCGCCGACGCGCCCGGCCTGGGGATCGCCGGTATGACCGAGCGGGCCACCGCGCTCGGCGGCACCCTGACCGCGGCACCGACCGCGGAAGGCGGCTTCGCGGTGACCGCCGTCGTGCCCGTCGGCCCCGAGAAGCACACGTAG
- a CDS encoding alpha/beta-hydrolase family protein — protein sequence MNADRRPAALCGAVLGWSASLTPGALPRSAAVVTTAGTVCAAVGLLIGLLSAAVFGRVRRLRLPGIVRVALGVYVAAVLCAAVVWEERLRSAMDLPPAGPLWVLGAVAVPATVIGLVAWIPWRRLVIGGVVALMTLLGTPGSPAHAAPDVPDSPLVHYAGLDGRADTARAVDLVARWRADGGAHQRAVVVAVPTGSGWVDGGAVRGFDERFGGSVRVLAVQYSAMPSWQAYVRSPERAGQSATALVAALSREIGTLPPGQRPRVYLYGQSLGATGAQVARRWAHEHRVPLAGTVLVGVPGGGASCRDDPSCVVLNNPSDPVAALSWSLLWRPPARNVFTGEAGPRPPWVPGLSLLATVIDLVGSRDVPAGFGHRYGTEQGLVAPIPSDPGSRVRAQPSRGPRADS from the coding sequence GTGAACGCGGACCGGCGTCCGGCGGCGCTCTGCGGTGCGGTGCTCGGCTGGTCGGCGTCGTTGACGCCGGGCGCCCTCCCCCGCTCGGCTGCCGTCGTGACGACGGCCGGGACCGTCTGTGCGGCGGTGGGTCTACTGATCGGGCTGCTGTCCGCCGCCGTGTTCGGGCGGGTCCGGCGGCTACGGCTTCCGGGGATCGTCCGGGTGGCACTCGGCGTCTACGTCGCCGCGGTCCTCTGCGCCGCGGTGGTCTGGGAAGAGCGGCTTCGATCGGCCATGGACCTGCCTCCGGCCGGTCCGCTGTGGGTGCTGGGCGCGGTCGCGGTACCCGCGACGGTCATCGGACTCGTGGCGTGGATACCGTGGCGGCGCTTGGTGATCGGCGGTGTCGTCGCGCTGATGACGTTGCTCGGCACCCCCGGCTCACCGGCCCACGCCGCCCCCGACGTACCGGACTCGCCCTTGGTCCATTACGCGGGTCTCGACGGCCGGGCCGACACCGCACGCGCCGTCGACCTCGTCGCTCGCTGGCGCGCGGACGGCGGTGCGCACCAGCGTGCGGTGGTGGTCGCGGTGCCCACCGGATCGGGATGGGTCGACGGCGGCGCAGTGCGCGGCTTCGACGAGCGTTTCGGCGGATCCGTGCGGGTCCTCGCCGTGCAGTACAGCGCGATGCCGTCGTGGCAGGCCTATGTCCGGTCACCCGAGCGGGCCGGGCAGAGCGCGACGGCGCTGGTGGCCGCACTGAGCCGCGAGATCGGCACCCTCCCGCCCGGGCAGCGGCCGCGGGTGTACCTGTACGGCCAGAGCCTCGGCGCGACCGGCGCCCAGGTGGCACGACGCTGGGCGCACGAGCACCGGGTCCCGCTCGCCGGAACCGTGCTGGTCGGCGTGCCGGGCGGCGGGGCGTCGTGCCGCGACGACCCGTCGTGCGTGGTGCTGAACAATCCCAGCGATCCGGTCGCGGCGCTGAGCTGGTCGTTGCTGTGGCGTCCGCCGGCGCGGAACGTGTTCACCGGCGAGGCGGGCCCGCGGCCGCCGTGGGTGCCGGGGCTGTCCCTACTCGCCACGGTCATCGACCTCGTCGGATCACGCGACGTGCCCGCCGGGTTCGGTCATCGCTACGGCACCGAACAGGGACTCGTGGCGCCGATTCCTTCCGACCCGGGGAGCCGAGTGAGGGCTCAGCCCTCGAGAGGACCGCGGGCCGACTCGTAG
- a CDS encoding response regulator transcription factor, whose translation MPTTVVIVDDQAMVRAGFAALLNAAPDISVLGDAADGIDGVDLVRRLRPDVVLMDVRMPRKDGLWAARRIIEAGLPTRVLMLTTFDIDDYVYTALSIGASGFLLKDAPADELVRAVRVVAAGDALLAPSVTRRLITEVTSRRTRTPTAAADVLTPREREVLIVVADGKSNAEIAAELFVSEETVKTHVSRVLAKLGLRDRAQAVVFAYENGLK comes from the coding sequence GTGCCGACAACCGTGGTGATCGTCGACGACCAGGCCATGGTGCGCGCCGGATTCGCGGCGCTGCTGAACGCCGCGCCGGACATCTCCGTCCTCGGCGACGCCGCCGACGGGATCGACGGCGTCGACCTGGTGCGCAGGCTCCGGCCCGACGTGGTGCTGATGGACGTTCGCATGCCGCGCAAGGACGGGCTGTGGGCGGCCCGTCGGATCATCGAGGCCGGACTGCCGACTCGGGTGCTGATGCTGACCACCTTCGACATCGACGACTACGTCTACACCGCGCTCTCGATCGGCGCCTCCGGCTTCCTCCTCAAGGACGCACCGGCCGACGAACTGGTGCGCGCCGTGCGCGTCGTCGCCGCGGGCGACGCTCTGCTGGCTCCGTCGGTCACCCGGCGTCTCATCACCGAGGTGACCTCCCGGCGCACGCGGACGCCGACCGCCGCCGCGGACGTGCTGACGCCCCGCGAGCGGGAGGTGCTGATCGTCGTCGCCGACGGCAAGTCGAACGCCGAGATCGCCGCCGAACTGTTCGTGTCCGAGGAGACCGTCAAGACGCACGTCAGCCGGGTGCTGGCCAAGCTGGGTCTGCGCGACCGGGCCCAGGCGGTGGTCTTCGCCTACGAGAACGGCCTCAAATAG
- a CDS encoding HAMP domain-containing sensor histidine kinase, which yields MLSGEAILQILLIAAGAAVAVTVAGLLIARWRRRDSIAVQLWLVGLAAPLSMVLAVTAIAAQMYVSRHDLQVLLWVAGVSAVLSVAAALFLGYRVRAASAGLSAAARRVGDGQVVDADPTVWREFAEVSRQLAAASRELAEARRAAEALDATRRQFFAWVSHDLRTPLTGLRAMAEVLEEGATDDPQEYYRRIRLRVDSMNKLVDDLFALARLDEAGLILQVDEVELLDVVSDAVAEIGDYAAERRLRVVHDGVAGRVVRADPAEMTRVLVNLLSNSIRFAPAGSEVTVSAETADAGGTLISVTDRGPGVPIDQLDRIFEVGWRADAARGGPAGEGSSGDSLPASAGIGLPIVRGIVDAHGGEVRAINGPDGFRVTAWLPG from the coding sequence ATGCTGAGCGGTGAGGCCATCCTTCAGATCCTGCTCATCGCGGCCGGCGCCGCCGTCGCGGTGACGGTGGCCGGTCTGCTGATCGCCCGGTGGCGCCGCCGCGACAGCATCGCCGTCCAGCTGTGGCTGGTGGGACTCGCCGCCCCGTTGTCGATGGTCCTCGCGGTGACCGCCATCGCCGCGCAGATGTATGTGTCCCGCCACGATCTGCAGGTGCTGCTGTGGGTCGCCGGGGTCTCGGCGGTGCTGAGCGTGGCCGCCGCCCTGTTCCTCGGCTACCGGGTGCGGGCCGCCTCGGCCGGTCTGTCGGCGGCGGCCCGGCGCGTCGGCGACGGGCAGGTGGTCGACGCCGATCCCACCGTGTGGCGCGAGTTCGCCGAGGTCTCCCGGCAACTCGCCGCGGCCTCGCGGGAACTCGCCGAGGCGCGCCGCGCGGCCGAGGCGCTCGACGCCACCCGGCGCCAGTTCTTCGCCTGGGTGTCGCACGATCTGCGCACCCCGCTCACCGGACTGCGGGCGATGGCCGAGGTCCTGGAGGAAGGCGCCACCGACGATCCGCAGGAGTACTACCGGCGGATCCGGCTGCGTGTGGACTCGATGAACAAGCTGGTCGACGACCTGTTCGCGCTCGCCCGGCTGGACGAGGCGGGCCTGATCCTGCAGGTCGACGAGGTCGAGTTGCTGGACGTGGTGTCCGATGCGGTCGCCGAGATCGGTGACTACGCGGCCGAACGCCGGCTGCGGGTGGTGCACGACGGCGTGGCCGGCCGGGTGGTCCGTGCCGATCCGGCCGAGATGACCCGGGTCCTGGTCAACCTCCTCAGCAACAGCATCCGATTCGCACCCGCCGGGAGCGAGGTCACCGTCAGCGCCGAGACCGCGGATGCCGGTGGCACGCTGATCTCGGTGACCGATCGCGGTCCGGGTGTGCCGATCGATCAGCTCGACCGCATCTTCGAGGTCGGCTGGCGGGCCGACGCGGCCCGTGGCGGCCCGGCCGGCGAGGGATCGTCCGGCGATTCGCTGCCCGCCTCCGCGGGAATCGGCCTGCCGATCGTCCGGGGGATCGTCGACGCACACGGCGGCGAGGTGCGGGCGATCAACGGTCCGGACGGATTCCGGGTGACGGCCTGGCTGCCGGGCTGA
- a CDS encoding response regulator transcription factor, with protein sequence MVVEDDATVRGAVGDYLRAHRFRVVEVADGAAARTALRQRIPDVVVLDRMLPRVSGDELCRQIRDTLPQVGVIMLTALGAAPERIRGLEQGADDYLTKPFAMRELYLRIDTLLRRTRARTDVGLLEAGPFRVDPAHRIAYRGGVRIDLTTREYELLAFFVQNPGRVCGRDEIMAEVWGWSFGDASTVTVHVRRLREKIEAEPRYPRHLLTEWGAGYRFVADDEPGESGGNRGC encoded by the coding sequence ATGGTGGTGGAGGACGACGCCACCGTGCGCGGCGCGGTGGGCGACTATCTGCGCGCCCACCGGTTCCGGGTCGTCGAGGTCGCCGACGGCGCGGCCGCGCGCACGGCGCTGCGGCAACGGATCCCGGATGTGGTGGTGCTCGACCGGATGCTGCCGCGGGTGAGCGGTGACGAGCTGTGCCGGCAGATCCGCGACACCCTGCCGCAGGTCGGGGTGATCATGCTGACCGCGCTGGGCGCGGCACCGGAACGGATCCGCGGTCTGGAACAGGGCGCCGACGACTACCTGACGAAGCCGTTCGCCATGCGTGAACTGTACCTGCGCATCGACACACTGCTGCGGCGCACCCGGGCGCGCACCGACGTCGGGCTGCTCGAGGCCGGCCCGTTCCGCGTCGATCCGGCGCACCGCATCGCCTACCGCGGCGGCGTCCGGATCGACCTCACCACCCGCGAGTACGAACTGCTCGCCTTCTTCGTCCAGAACCCGGGCCGGGTGTGCGGCCGGGACGAGATCATGGCGGAGGTGTGGGGCTGGTCGTTCGGTGACGCGTCGACGGTGACCGTCCACGTGCGCCGTCTGCGCGAGAAGATCGAGGCCGAGCCCCGCTATCCGCGGCACCTGCTGACCGAATGGGGCGCAGGCTACCGCTTCGTGGCCGACGACGAGCCGGGAGAATCCGGGGGGAACCGAGGATGCTGA
- the gatA gene encoding Asp-tRNA(Asn)/Glu-tRNA(Gln) amidotransferase subunit GatA: MSTVSTRTSNEVTGLSAAQLAGKIAARELSSVEATQAHLDRIAEIDGELGAFLHVGADEALAAAKAADDAIAAGEAPSPLAGVPIALKDVFTTVDAPTTCGSKILQGWVSPYDATLTRKLREAGLPILGKTNMDEFAMGSSTENSAYQVTRNPWDTSRIPGGSGGGSAAALASYQAPLAIGTDTGGSIRQPAAVTATVGVKPTYGTVSRYGLVACASSLDQGGPCGRTVLDTALLHEVIAGYDPRDSTSIDVAVPPVVRAAREGAAGDLTGVRVGVVKQLQGEGYQPEVLASFQQACETLRAQGATIVEVDCPHFEYALGAYYLILPSEVSSNLARFDAMRYGLRVADDGKHSAEEVMALSREAGFGPEVKRRIMIGTYALSSGYYDAYYGQAQKVRTLIARDFAEAFGQVDVLVSPTTPQTAFKLGEKVDDPLSMYLFDLCTLPVNLAGNAAMSIPSGLDDSGLPIGLQIMAPALRDDRLYRVGAAYESARGPLEG, from the coding sequence ATGAGCACCGTGAGCACGCGTACCAGCAACGAGGTCACCGGCCTGTCCGCCGCGCAGCTCGCCGGCAAGATAGCCGCGCGCGAGCTGTCGTCGGTGGAGGCGACGCAGGCCCACCTGGACCGCATCGCCGAGATCGACGGCGAACTGGGCGCGTTCCTGCACGTGGGCGCCGACGAGGCGCTGGCCGCCGCCAAGGCCGCCGACGACGCGATCGCCGCGGGGGAGGCACCGTCGCCGCTGGCCGGTGTGCCGATCGCGCTCAAAGACGTCTTCACCACGGTCGACGCCCCCACGACCTGCGGCTCCAAGATTCTGCAGGGCTGGGTGTCGCCGTACGACGCGACGCTCACCCGCAAGCTGCGCGAGGCCGGACTGCCGATCCTCGGCAAGACCAACATGGACGAGTTCGCCATGGGCAGCTCGACCGAGAACTCCGCCTACCAGGTGACCCGGAACCCGTGGGACACCAGCCGCATCCCCGGCGGTTCCGGCGGCGGCAGCGCGGCGGCGCTCGCGTCGTACCAGGCGCCGCTGGCGATCGGCACCGACACCGGCGGCTCGATCCGCCAGCCCGCCGCGGTCACCGCGACCGTCGGCGTGAAGCCGACCTACGGCACCGTCTCCCGCTACGGCCTGGTGGCCTGCGCGTCGTCGCTGGACCAGGGCGGTCCGTGCGGCCGCACCGTGCTCGACACCGCCCTGCTCCACGAGGTGATCGCCGGATACGACCCGCGCGACTCCACCTCGATCGACGTCGCGGTGCCGCCGGTGGTCCGCGCGGCCCGCGAGGGCGCGGCCGGTGACCTGACCGGTGTGCGCGTCGGCGTCGTGAAGCAGTTGCAGGGCGAGGGCTACCAGCCCGAGGTGCTCGCGTCGTTCCAGCAGGCGTGTGAGACGCTGCGCGCGCAGGGCGCGACCATCGTCGAGGTCGACTGCCCGCACTTCGAGTACGCGCTCGGCGCGTACTATCTGATCCTGCCGTCGGAGGTGTCGAGCAACCTCGCGCGGTTCGACGCCATGCGCTACGGCCTGCGGGTCGCCGACGACGGCAAGCACAGTGCCGAGGAAGTGATGGCACTGTCCCGCGAGGCCGGTTTCGGCCCCGAGGTGAAGCGGCGCATCATGATCGGCACCTACGCGCTGAGCTCGGGCTACTACGACGCCTACTACGGCCAGGCACAGAAGGTGCGCACGCTGATCGCGCGCGACTTCGCCGAGGCCTTCGGGCAGGTCGACGTCCTGGTCTCGCCGACCACCCCGCAGACCGCGTTCAAGCTGGGCGAGAAGGTGGACGACCCGCTGTCGATGTACCTCTTCGACCTCTGCACGCTGCCGGTCAACCTGGCCGGGAACGCCGCCATGTCGATCCCGTCCGGGCTCGACGACTCCGGCCTCCCGATCGGCCTGCAGATCATGGCCCCGGCGCTGCGCGACGACCGCCTCTACCGGGTCGGCGCCGCCTACGAGTCGGCCCGCGGTCCTCTCGAGGGCTGA
- the gatC gene encoding Asp-tRNA(Asn)/Glu-tRNA(Gln) amidotransferase subunit GatC, with the protein MTQSEPAISRAEVAHLALLSRLALTDDELDQYAAQLDSILGHVAQISEVAADDVAPTAHPADLRHVVRADVVVPGLTPEQALSGAPAVEQDRFAVPQILGEE; encoded by the coding sequence ATGACGCAGTCCGAGCCCGCCATCAGCCGCGCCGAGGTCGCTCACCTGGCGCTCCTGTCGCGTCTGGCGCTGACCGACGACGAACTCGATCAGTACGCCGCCCAGCTCGATTCGATCCTCGGGCACGTCGCCCAGATCTCCGAGGTGGCCGCCGACGACGTCGCGCCGACGGCACACCCGGCCGACCTGCGTCACGTGGTGCGCGCCGATGTCGTCGTGCCCGGTCTGACGCCGGAGCAGGCGCTGTCCGGGGCGCCGGCCGTCGAGCAGGACCGTTTCGCCGTTCCGCAGATCCTCGGGGAGGAATGA
- a CDS encoding YbjQ family protein: MMIVTTNDLPGYRIDHVFGEVFGLTVRSRHIGSNIGAGLKSLAGGELRGITQLLHECRQEALGRLAQEAQGKGANAVVAFRFETTEYSNGGGVEVCAYGTAVGVVSLAAGTPA, from the coding sequence ATGATGATCGTCACAACCAACGACCTGCCCGGCTACCGGATCGATCACGTCTTCGGCGAGGTCTTCGGCCTCACCGTCCGCTCGCGCCACATCGGCTCGAACATCGGCGCGGGACTCAAGTCGCTGGCCGGCGGTGAGCTGCGCGGAATCACCCAGCTGCTGCACGAATGCCGCCAGGAAGCGCTCGGCCGGCTCGCCCAGGAGGCCCAGGGCAAGGGCGCCAACGCGGTGGTCGCGTTCCGCTTCGAGACCACCGAGTACTCCAACGGCGGTGGCGTGGAGGTGTGCGCCTACGGGACCGCCGTGGGCGTCGTGTCGCTGGCCGCCGGAACTCCGGCGTAA
- a CDS encoding amino acid-binding protein has product MGEVSFLMRVTLTDRPGSLGLLAAALGSVGGDIRSLEVVERGTGYAVDDVVVELPTGALPDTLITAAESVPGVQVDSLRPFTGKLDLHQELALIDAVAAARRDSLQVLADLAPRSLNVSWAMVVTRTGRDAVTLTGSGGAPETPLTQADWLPLPAACAFDPNADWIPGPWREHDTLLAAAPLGDGVKALLLGRVGGPAFRPSEIARLGHLTGIISGLVHAS; this is encoded by the coding sequence ATGGGTGAAGTGTCCTTCCTGATGCGCGTGACCCTGACCGACCGGCCCGGCAGCCTCGGCCTCCTCGCCGCCGCCCTCGGTTCGGTCGGCGGCGACATCCGCTCTCTCGAGGTGGTCGAACGCGGCACCGGCTACGCCGTCGACGACGTCGTGGTGGAACTGCCCACCGGCGCGCTGCCGGACACCCTGATCACCGCCGCGGAGAGCGTGCCCGGCGTCCAAGTGGACTCGCTGCGCCCGTTCACCGGCAAACTCGATCTCCACCAGGAACTCGCGCTGATCGACGCCGTCGCCGCGGCCCGCCGCGACAGTCTTCAGGTCCTCGCCGATCTGGCCCCGCGGAGCCTCAACGTGTCGTGGGCGATGGTGGTGACCCGCACCGGCCGGGACGCGGTGACGCTGACCGGCAGCGGCGGCGCCCCCGAGACCCCGCTGACGCAGGCCGATTGGCTGCCACTGCCCGCCGCGTGCGCCTTCGACCCCAACGCCGACTGGATCCCCGGACCGTGGCGCGAACACGACACCCTGCTGGCCGCGGCTCCGCTGGGCGACGGGGTCAAGGCGCTCCTCCTCGGCCGGGTCGGCGGGCCCGCCTTCCGGCCGTCCGAGATCGCCCGCCTGGGTCACCTGACGGGCATCATCTCGGGCCTGGTGCACGCGAGCTGA